A window from Leptospira meyeri encodes these proteins:
- a CDS encoding c-type cytochrome, translating to MLSKSQARAFFLGGTFLFSAIFVFLTVDTLRQNDSRTNVQNMTSDVLKGKEIWEKNNCMGCHTLLGEGAYYAPDLTKVVERRGATWIDVFLDDPQAMFPGERKMVKYNFTKEEKGQVIAFLDWVGKIDANGWPPKPNIPIDSIATPQVPQTKSNAVAMPQPEKFSQLCVACHAVGGKGGNVGPALDHVGSKFDSDYLNRWLSDPQAIKPGTNMPKLPLTDPERKDIVTYLSALK from the coding sequence ATGCTATCTAAATCGCAAGCCAGGGCGTTCTTTTTGGGAGGCACCTTTTTGTTCAGTGCTATCTTTGTGTTTCTCACTGTGGATACCTTGCGACAAAACGATTCCCGAACCAATGTACAAAACATGACATCGGATGTTTTGAAGGGGAAGGAAATTTGGGAAAAAAACAATTGTATGGGTTGCCATACTTTGTTAGGTGAAGGTGCTTATTACGCTCCTGATTTGACAAAGGTTGTCGAAAGAAGAGGGGCCACTTGGATCGATGTGTTTTTAGACGATCCACAAGCAATGTTTCCTGGAGAACGTAAGATGGTGAAATACAACTTCACTAAGGAAGAAAAGGGGCAAGTCATTGCCTTTCTTGATTGGGTAGGTAAAATTGATGCCAATGGATGGCCTCCAAAACCAAATATTCCCATCGATTCCATTGCCACGCCGCAAGTCCCTCAGACAAAATCGAATGCAGTTGCTATGCCTCAACCCGAAAAGTTTTCTCAACTTTGTGTCGCTTGTCACGCTGTAGGTGGGAAGGGTGGAAACGTTGGACCTGCACTTGATCATGTAGGTTCTAAGTTCGATTCTGATTATCTCAATCGTTGGTTATCAGATCCACAAGCCATCAAACCGGGAACAAATATGCCGAAGTTACCGTTAACTGATCCAGAAAGAAAAGACATCGTTACTTATCTTTCGGCGTTGAAATAA
- a CDS encoding cbb3-type cytochrome c oxidase subunit I, with the protein MRFQSQKVAYWFFATCMLLLSLQIVYGFIMGFARIGFDGLHDYIPFNTARATHTNLLVVWLLTGFMGAAYYIIPEESDRELYSVKLAYIQLLSWVVVGVIAIIGFHFNWWEGRKFLEIPRPLDYLVVVNVLTFLFNIAMTIWEAKKRSTTQLVLFFGLLCAALLYLPGMIYFDNQTLDSYFRWWVVHLWVEGVWELIMGGILAFLLIKLTGVDREVIEKWLYVVVGLTFLSGILGTGHHYYWIGTPKYWLMVGGIFSALEPLAFLGMAIWALNMYRKKGKNHPNKIALYWTLGSAMMSFIGAGFLGFAHTWPAVNQWTHGTLITAMHGHLAFWGAYAMLVLAVISYAMPNLTGRKLFTGMSGYLAFWASNIGMLGMTGALAVAGITQVYLERKLGMDFLVVQKEIVFHFIGMLLAATLFTVGITYFIVDFIRHGLPSDEAVGKNVGDLD; encoded by the coding sequence ATGAGATTCCAATCACAAAAGGTCGCATATTGGTTCTTTGCAACTTGTATGTTACTCTTATCTTTACAAATCGTTTATGGCTTTATTATGGGTTTTGCTCGTATTGGCTTTGATGGATTACATGATTATATTCCATTTAATACCGCTCGTGCCACACATACAAATTTGCTCGTAGTATGGTTGTTAACTGGCTTTATGGGAGCTGCTTACTATATCATTCCAGAAGAATCTGATAGAGAGTTGTACAGTGTTAAACTTGCTTACATCCAACTTCTTTCTTGGGTTGTTGTTGGAGTGATTGCCATCATTGGATTTCACTTCAATTGGTGGGAAGGTCGTAAGTTCTTAGAAATTCCAAGGCCACTTGATTACTTGGTTGTTGTGAATGTTTTAACATTTTTGTTCAACATCGCCATGACCATCTGGGAGGCTAAAAAAAGAAGCACAACGCAACTTGTTCTTTTCTTTGGTCTGTTATGTGCGGCTCTGCTTTATTTGCCAGGAATGATCTACTTCGACAACCAAACACTCGATTCCTACTTTCGTTGGTGGGTAGTGCATCTTTGGGTGGAAGGAGTTTGGGAACTCATTATGGGTGGTATCCTTGCTTTTTTACTCATCAAACTTACCGGAGTGGACAGGGAAGTCATTGAAAAATGGCTCTACGTGGTTGTCGGTTTAACATTCCTTTCGGGAATTCTTGGGACTGGACACCACTACTACTGGATCGGAACTCCTAAATACTGGCTTATGGTTGGTGGAATTTTTTCTGCTTTGGAACCACTTGCTTTTCTTGGAATGGCGATTTGGGCCCTCAATATGTATCGTAAAAAAGGAAAAAACCATCCTAACAAAATTGCTCTCTATTGGACTTTGGGGAGTGCAATGATGTCTTTTATCGGTGCGGGATTCCTTGGTTTTGCTCATACATGGCCTGCCGTCAACCAATGGACTCACGGAACACTCATCACTGCAATGCATGGACACCTTGCCTTCTGGGGAGCCTACGCTATGTTAGTGTTAGCCGTAATATCCTACGCAATGCCAAATCTGACAGGAAGAAAATTGTTTACAGGAATGTCTGGATATCTAGCATTTTGGGCTTCGAACATAGGAATGTTGGGAATGACTGGAGCTCTCGCTGTTGCCGGAATCACACAAGTGTATCTTGAGCGTAAATTGGGTATGGATTTTCTTGTGGTTCAGAAAGAAATTGTTTTCCATTTTATTGGAATGTTACTTGCTGCCACATTATTTACAGTTGGGATCACTTACTTTATCGTGGATTTCATTCGACATGGCCTTCCGTCAGACGAAGCTGTTGGGAAAAACGTCGGTGATCTCGATTAA
- a CDS encoding CbbQ/NirQ/NorQ/GpvN family protein, with amino-acid sequence MLTKKAPYYEPIGKEIEIFQMAAENSLPLLLKGPTGSGKSRFLEYMAHTLGRRLITILCNDETSSVDLVGRFLVKGADTIWVDGPLTTGVKEGAIVYLDEVAEARPDTLVTIHSLTDHRRTLFLERKNEEIQAHPDFLLVASYNPGYQRGFKELKPSTKQRFLGMDFPYPKASVEEKIIVGETGISDSISKKLVQFAGLVRNKSELGLAETVSTRLLVSCAKLMAKGLPARLAGRTAIILPLSDDSDTVAALQDSFDLIF; translated from the coding sequence ATGTTAACGAAGAAAGCACCCTATTACGAACCAATCGGTAAGGAAATAGAAATCTTTCAAATGGCGGCAGAGAATTCTCTGCCGCTTTTATTGAAAGGTCCTACTGGATCTGGTAAGTCACGATTTTTAGAGTATATGGCTCATACGTTAGGCCGAAGACTCATCACCATTCTTTGTAACGACGAAACATCTTCTGTTGATTTAGTGGGAAGATTTTTAGTGAAAGGGGCAGATACCATTTGGGTGGATGGGCCTTTGACAACAGGAGTCAAAGAAGGAGCCATTGTCTATTTAGATGAGGTTGCAGAGGCAAGACCAGACACTCTTGTAACCATTCACTCCTTAACAGACCATCGTCGTACTTTATTTTTAGAAAGGAAAAATGAAGAGATCCAAGCGCATCCTGACTTTTTACTTGTAGCTTCCTATAATCCAGGATACCAAAGAGGATTTAAAGAATTAAAACCTTCCACCAAACAACGGTTTCTTGGAATGGACTTTCCTTATCCGAAAGCTTCTGTAGAAGAAAAAATCATCGTGGGAGAAACTGGAATTAGTGATTCTATATCGAAAAAACTAGTCCAATTTGCAGGTTTGGTTAGAAACAAATCGGAGTTAGGTTTGGCAGAAACGGTATCGACAAGATTACTTGTTTCTTGTGCTAAGTTGATGGCAAAAGGTCTGCCAGCGCGTTTGGCAGGAAGAACTGCAATTATTTTGCCACTCTCGGACGATTCGGATACTGTCGCAGCTTTACAAGATAGTTTTGATCTAATTTTTTAG
- a CDS encoding nitric oxide reductase activation protein NorD, with protein MEWDQFVFYQGHKLWKKIRNKLTPPNPYYAYQMGLEEIRILRYLQTLKKEPTTLILGGETISLGQNYLKFPEEVYWFLSETSSKKFVRIYLAYLSFLSNDKEVKKRKKENHQKINEEISLTEENFFYQFRRFLKVFPGIQTDWKEIKKERIEIRKKDPIQYKKITSLLIQSSSSVSDLKHEFPIGKDFISQTDKQKIKSKESKQKLDPSDAEVLEVDEKKIEEYTLGHNFEKIETVEEFDGQWRDIDGEEDMEEEEALQELNLKHIIRTEDPVHTTRRSESGAGTTLEILDETYLGNRFSYPEWDYKLKNYKPNYCNVIEEFPNEKDVSYTKHVLEKQNSTLIHLKKKMMALLNQTRIKKRLVSGEDIDLDALVDRYADIKAKISPSESIYMNPIRDVSDLALYFLVDLSLSTDSWIQEKRVLDVERESLLLFSECLEDLKIPFGIAGFYSRTRNFNQLIHLKQLSEPWLSARDRLGPLSPIGYTRVGPSLRHVNSILKDTSYKQKWIILITDARPNDYDQYEGKYGIEDVNKAVGECLLNGVQVYTLAIGTEEKPTIPAMMRNASYQMLFHPERLLDSLQEFFRRAIKV; from the coding sequence TTGGAATGGGACCAATTTGTATTCTACCAAGGCCATAAACTTTGGAAAAAAATTCGTAATAAGCTAACTCCACCAAATCCGTATTATGCGTATCAAATGGGTTTGGAGGAAATTCGAATCCTTCGTTATTTGCAAACCTTAAAAAAAGAACCTACCACTTTGATTCTTGGTGGTGAAACAATTTCTCTTGGCCAAAATTATTTAAAATTTCCTGAAGAAGTATATTGGTTCTTATCTGAAACCAGTTCTAAAAAATTTGTTCGTATCTACTTAGCGTATCTTTCTTTTCTTTCGAATGATAAAGAAGTAAAAAAAAGAAAGAAAGAGAATCATCAAAAAATAAATGAGGAAATATCGCTAACAGAAGAAAATTTTTTCTATCAGTTTCGAAGGTTCTTAAAAGTATTTCCTGGTATTCAAACTGATTGGAAAGAAATTAAAAAGGAAAGAATTGAGATTCGAAAAAAAGATCCAATCCAATACAAAAAAATCACTTCACTTTTAATTCAATCGTCTTCCTCTGTTTCCGATCTGAAACATGAGTTTCCAATAGGAAAAGATTTTATATCACAAACTGATAAACAAAAAATTAAGTCGAAAGAATCAAAACAAAAATTGGATCCGAGTGATGCCGAAGTTTTGGAAGTGGATGAGAAAAAAATCGAGGAATATACATTAGGTCATAATTTTGAAAAAATAGAAACGGTCGAAGAGTTTGATGGGCAGTGGCGTGATATAGATGGGGAAGAAGATATGGAGGAAGAAGAAGCCTTACAAGAGCTAAACTTAAAACATATCATTCGCACAGAAGACCCCGTGCATACCACTCGAAGAAGTGAATCTGGGGCCGGAACGACACTTGAAATCTTAGATGAAACTTACCTGGGAAACCGTTTTTCCTATCCTGAATGGGATTATAAATTAAAAAACTATAAACCAAATTATTGTAATGTCATTGAAGAATTTCCAAATGAAAAAGACGTTTCCTACACAAAACATGTATTAGAAAAACAAAATTCTACTTTGATTCATCTTAAAAAGAAAATGATGGCACTTCTAAACCAAACAAGAATCAAAAAACGATTGGTTTCGGGAGAAGATATTGATTTGGATGCACTTGTGGATCGTTATGCGGATATCAAGGCTAAGATTAGCCCATCGGAATCTATTTATATGAATCCCATTCGGGATGTATCTGATTTGGCTTTGTATTTTTTAGTTGATTTGAGTTTATCCACTGATTCTTGGATCCAAGAAAAACGTGTATTAGATGTAGAAAGAGAAAGTTTACTTCTGTTTTCTGAATGTTTAGAGGATTTAAAAATTCCATTTGGAATTGCTGGTTTTTATTCTAGGACTCGCAATTTTAATCAATTGATTCATTTGAAACAACTTTCCGAACCTTGGCTAAGTGCACGCGATCGTTTAGGTCCTCTTTCTCCCATTGGGTACACTCGAGTAGGTCCTTCTCTTCGTCATGTTAATTCTATTCTAAAGGATACTTCTTATAAACAGAAGTGGATCATCCTCATCACAGACGCACGGCCTAATGATTATGATCAATATGAAGGAAAATATGGCATTGAGGATGTCAATAAAGCAGTCGGTGAATGTTTGTTAAATGGAGTTCAGGTCTACACATTAGCAATCGGAACTGAAGAAAAGCCAACGATTCCTGCGATGATGAGAAATGCCAGCTACCAAATGTTATTCCACCCGGAAAGGCTCCTCGATTCTCTCCAAGAGTTTTTTCGAAGAGCCATAAAAGTATAA
- a CDS encoding NnrS family protein — protein sequence MKISFFQWSLWNTAFRPFFWFGSVYGIVVIALWLLILSNTINNPIQINSIHWHSYEMVFGFSKAIVLGFLFTAVQNWTNSSILKGKNLFYFLLFWTLGRFSMYPLGFVSYLSFGLDISSDLMVILLLYPKLIVPTQKHNRPILYHYGLFTVFHLLAGFSARSVLDSEKTLLYIHLSIFVILFLIFIIGGRVVPFFSGVVIPGYSFKRMPKLETIILYLPFVFYVSQMAQGYLVNFESFNIDITKINYGSAILFFTFLVSFSLFVTNLIRYLSWKPWKSYKKPILWILYTGYFWVCLGFLLYSLVSLGYFPVSSAVHSLTVGGIGVFIYGMITRVSLGHTGRSIVASPLTVFAYLILNFAVVVRVFLPLIGKYNLAYHLSGIAWIFSFVLFIIQYTKILFCPRPDGKPS from the coding sequence ATGAAGATTTCTTTTTTTCAGTGGAGTTTATGGAATACTGCCTTCCGACCTTTTTTTTGGTTCGGTTCGGTTTATGGTATTGTAGTGATCGCACTTTGGTTATTAATACTTTCAAATACGATAAACAATCCGATTCAAATTAACTCCATTCATTGGCATTCTTATGAAATGGTCTTTGGATTTTCCAAAGCAATTGTCCTTGGATTCCTTTTTACTGCAGTTCAAAATTGGACAAACTCTAGCATCTTAAAAGGAAAAAACCTATTTTACTTCCTTCTTTTTTGGACTTTAGGTAGATTTTCGATGTATCCTCTGGGTTTTGTATCCTATTTATCATTCGGTTTAGACATCAGTTCCGATTTGATGGTCATTCTTTTGCTCTATCCCAAATTAATCGTTCCAACCCAGAAACACAACCGTCCTATTTTATATCATTATGGACTATTCACCGTATTTCATTTGTTAGCAGGGTTTTCGGCAAGATCGGTGCTGGATTCAGAAAAAACTTTATTATACATTCATTTAAGTATTTTTGTGATCCTATTCCTAATCTTCATCATTGGAGGACGCGTAGTCCCCTTTTTCTCCGGAGTAGTCATTCCTGGATATTCGTTCAAAAGAATGCCTAAATTAGAAACGATTATCTTATACTTGCCATTTGTATTTTATGTTTCTCAAATGGCACAAGGTTATTTAGTAAATTTTGAATCATTTAACATTGATATTACGAAAATCAATTATGGTAGTGCGATACTTTTCTTCACTTTTTTAGTAAGTTTTTCTTTGTTTGTTACCAATCTGATCCGTTACCTTTCATGGAAACCTTGGAAATCCTATAAAAAACCCATCCTTTGGATTTTGTATACTGGTTACTTCTGGGTTTGTTTAGGATTTTTATTGTATAGCCTTGTTTCTTTGGGATACTTTCCTGTTTCTTCCGCAGTCCACAGTTTGACAGTTGGTGGGATAGGAGTTTTTATCTATGGAATGATCACACGTGTGAGTTTAGGCCATACAGGAAGAAGTATTGTGGCATCTCCACTCACCGTATTTGCATATCTCATCCTAAATTTTGCAGTAGTTGTTAGAGTATTTCTCCCTCTCATTGGAAAATACAATTTGGCTTACCACCTTTCCGGTATCGCTTGGATTTTTTCTTTTGTATTGTTTATCATCCAATACACAAAAATACTGTTTTGTCCAAGACCAGACGGAAAACCATCTTAA
- a CDS encoding Crp/Fnr family transcriptional regulator produces MIIKYLTQPNPDSLRKAFEGCQELTFSKDEFLFHGGDPVAYMDLLVSGDLQVFKYDGNMNEVTLTFFRPVSIIAEWAVIQGIPYPASGRFTKSSTILRMPLSEVQTRIHKNIELNHILMHSLMNKIDTLNLAINRGLTMDAMQRVAHFLFYGTPDSLALKQTQMASLLYLRPETFSRILKQLKEQGLIDNQKGEISILDKEGLLKILA; encoded by the coding sequence ATGATAATAAAGTATCTAACACAACCAAATCCGGATTCATTAAGGAAAGCCTTTGAAGGTTGTCAGGAACTCACATTCTCAAAAGACGAATTTTTATTTCATGGTGGTGATCCAGTTGCTTACATGGATCTACTCGTTTCAGGTGATCTCCAAGTATTCAAATACGATGGAAACATGAATGAAGTAACCTTAACATTCTTTCGGCCAGTCAGTATCATTGCCGAGTGGGCAGTCATCCAAGGTATTCCTTATCCTGCATCTGGCAGATTCACGAAAAGTAGCACAATCTTGAGAATGCCGCTTTCGGAAGTACAAACACGCATTCACAAGAATATCGAATTAAATCATATTCTAATGCACTCATTGATGAATAAAATTGATACATTAAATTTAGCAATCAATCGTGGACTAACGATGGATGCAATGCAAAGGGTGGCGCATTTTTTATTTTATGGAACGCCAGATTCTCTGGCATTAAAACAAACACAAATGGCATCTCTTCTCTACTTAAGACCAGAAACATTTTCCAGAATTCTAAAACAATTAAAAGAACAAGGCCTTATCGATAACCAAAAAGGCGAAATTTCCATTTTGGACAAAGAAGGTTTACTTAAAATTTTGGCTTAG
- a CDS encoding 7TM-DISM domain-containing protein, with the protein MKSLILYRILILSFLLFVSNCARPTEENTVVLRLDGDDWGIYFNENPDILNSEFNANNLDITTVPSNFRNINKSYRGSIWVRKNFEITTEQHQKSLALQLGKIYQSDEVFINGVLIGKNNSAFGKDPDEFAFGRPRIYPIPHDLLLEGENVLIVKIDSSLSTSAGIITGPIRIVTYEEALNGNLYDSLVELIFVGFYLFIALFFFINFFNLRDKKEYLSFSILALIFSGYELSKNEVRFFLINQFAILKFIEYSFLLILPYGFIKFIQDFFELKPFKYQRLYLLAQFFFIAVFAVIHNPVFWYNFIGYWDIHLLAVIGYAIYVTFLKFRDQARGSTIHLLALIYLLYSILKEILIERGYLNSPSSLETSFLVYLVLMTLALRFQFLMMKRKLQNRYERLKEADSLREKIFYYMDAMISGPLKSMKEKLISFRESTQKAKDKNLVKEVIDVQASIDNVMDDIIELSRLEVLKEVPFKEQVNFISFINEVIPEDDITYSIKVNPETEIHNSLDLINSVVVRLVDFPPFKEFNHNDLIITQDLKGNVHFRFLLFHSNPKVSQRLFSDLVENYNTLTPVKVKWAIILEIVRLLGAKIDFKIIKKKYLKIDLGIAAIVPISELQPIKESKTSTPSASTKTEKEDWKVTLKRFWKFLKETEIKIPNFKKKK; encoded by the coding sequence ATGAAATCTTTAATTTTATATAGAATTCTAATTCTAAGTTTCTTATTATTTGTTTCGAACTGTGCACGTCCCACTGAAGAAAACACAGTTGTATTAAGATTGGACGGTGATGACTGGGGAATTTATTTTAACGAAAACCCAGATATTCTTAACAGTGAATTTAACGCCAACAATTTAGATATCACAACCGTTCCAAGCAATTTCCGTAACATAAACAAAAGTTACCGGGGTTCCATTTGGGTTAGAAAAAACTTTGAAATCACTACAGAACAACACCAAAAATCTTTAGCTTTACAACTTGGGAAGATTTATCAATCGGATGAAGTATTTATTAATGGAGTCCTTATTGGTAAAAATAATTCTGCATTCGGGAAGGATCCAGATGAGTTTGCTTTTGGCAGACCACGAATCTATCCGATTCCCCATGATTTATTGTTAGAAGGTGAAAATGTTCTCATTGTAAAAATTGATTCTTCTCTTTCAACATCAGCCGGTATCATCACAGGCCCAATTCGAATCGTAACTTATGAGGAAGCCTTAAATGGTAATCTTTATGATTCGCTAGTGGAATTGATCTTTGTTGGATTTTATCTTTTTATAGCATTATTTTTCTTTATTAACTTCTTTAATCTTCGAGACAAAAAAGAATACCTTAGTTTTAGTATTTTAGCGCTCATTTTTTCTGGTTATGAATTATCGAAAAACGAAGTTCGATTTTTCCTAATCAATCAGTTTGCTATTTTAAAATTTATTGAGTATTCTTTTCTTCTCATCCTTCCATATGGATTTATTAAATTCATTCAAGATTTCTTTGAACTTAAACCTTTTAAATACCAAAGATTATACCTCTTAGCGCAGTTTTTCTTTATCGCTGTTTTTGCAGTAATCCATAATCCAGTATTTTGGTATAACTTCATAGGATATTGGGATATTCACTTACTTGCTGTTATTGGGTATGCAATTTATGTAACTTTTTTAAAGTTTCGCGATCAAGCACGGGGATCAACTATTCACCTACTTGCCCTCATTTATTTATTATATTCAATTCTAAAAGAAATTCTAATTGAGAGAGGTTATCTAAATTCTCCTTCCTCACTTGAAACTAGTTTTTTAGTTTATCTTGTTCTGATGACGCTAGCTCTGCGATTTCAATTTTTAATGATGAAACGCAAATTACAGAACAGATATGAAAGATTAAAAGAAGCAGACTCTTTACGAGAAAAGATATTTTATTATATGGATGCTATGATTTCAGGTCCGCTGAAATCGATGAAAGAAAAACTTATTTCTTTTCGTGAATCTACTCAGAAAGCCAAGGATAAAAATCTAGTAAAAGAAGTAATAGATGTCCAAGCTTCTATAGATAATGTAATGGATGATATTATTGAACTTTCGCGTTTGGAAGTTTTAAAGGAAGTTCCTTTTAAGGAACAGGTCAATTTTATTTCCTTTATCAACGAAGTGATTCCAGAAGATGACATCACCTATTCAATTAAGGTAAACCCGGAAACAGAAATACATAACAGTTTGGATTTAATCAATTCCGTTGTAGTCAGATTGGTTGATTTTCCTCCTTTTAAAGAATTTAATCATAACGATTTAATCATCACTCAGGATTTAAAAGGAAATGTTCACTTTCGCTTTTTATTGTTTCATAGCAATCCGAAGGTTTCTCAGAGACTATTTAGTGATCTAGTAGAAAACTATAACACCCTCACTCCTGTAAAAGTCAAATGGGCCATTATTCTAGAGATTGTTCGTTTATTAGGTGCTAAGATTGATTTCAAAATCATCAAAAAGAAATATTTAAAAATCGATTTAGGTATTGCTGCGATTGTTCCTATCTCAGAACTACAACCAATCAAAGAATCAAAAACCTCTACTCCATCAGCTTCAACCAAAACAGAAAAAGAAGATTGGAAAGTGACTTTAAAAAGATTTTGGAAATTTTTAAAAGAAACCGAAATAAAGATTCCAAACTTTAAAAAGAAGAAGTAG
- a CDS encoding sensor histidine kinase, whose protein sequence is MISKTRIYQLVFGFSFVLFPTIFSLAAEPCGTMITSFERPVVLKTDWLFRKGDNLDWRDETVEESFWVKRSVPDYGISKTENLTGYHWYRCSFYLPENYTTPVEPIAIQLGRIRDIDEFYLNGTLIDKTGTVLPKLEVDFQKIRIYSLPTHLLKPGLNIMAIRIYAATNLNGLKEAPTIAKERLLRETVFSKEAFAMVCGYVFIFMGIYFLVGSIVRGRAGENFFFALFSIFMGIYVLIRTQHRDILFESFTWSYVAELLVLICLPVFFINFMHQYLKMKRNIVLLVYEVFLFALFVITLFFRTPKTWILVIALFNYALPVAMGLVIYLFVKNGKANIAKVKYILIGIACILPTILIDSLSALEIISMPGTLYLGFLIFLVMISIQLSNDIVLGLENFIEQEKELIQMERVKTGFLINLSSEFKSGMEKIKRAIENISASHGKITTKEPKKVSQKQAAKKKTKNKTGPKQELDPIKQAEDHISYMSYMVEEAMLLRKLEEKTYIPFYETFSVAELIRSCVSSVENHLEQSRKTTSIEVKPNDLEIYFPKELLFCILRNLVENAYQYTDHKTDISIEFFNRDGYHQLIVMDEGMGLSQLEMETIFQKFVRGYRDKKNEIPGAGIGLTLVEATTKFLGGTVSLKSSEGMGAKFTIRIPEKPKK, encoded by the coding sequence ATGATTTCGAAAACCCGTATCTACCAACTCGTATTCGGGTTCTCATTTGTTCTTTTTCCAACTATTTTTAGTTTGGCGGCAGAACCATGTGGAACCATGATCACTTCCTTCGAAAGACCAGTAGTTTTAAAAACTGACTGGTTATTTCGCAAAGGAGACAACCTAGATTGGCGAGATGAAACAGTTGAGGAATCTTTTTGGGTCAAACGATCTGTTCCCGATTATGGTATTTCAAAAACGGAAAACCTAACAGGATATCACTGGTATCGTTGTTCCTTTTACTTACCTGAGAATTATACAACACCCGTTGAACCCATCGCTATCCAACTTGGTCGCATTCGAGACATTGATGAGTTTTATTTGAACGGTACTCTGATCGATAAAACAGGAACTGTACTTCCTAAACTAGAAGTTGACTTCCAAAAAATTAGAATTTATTCCCTACCAACACATCTACTCAAACCGGGTCTCAACATTATGGCGATCCGGATCTATGCAGCAACAAACCTAAATGGACTCAAAGAGGCTCCGACAATTGCAAAAGAACGTCTGTTACGCGAAACAGTCTTTTCGAAAGAAGCATTTGCAATGGTTTGCGGTTATGTATTTATATTTATGGGAATTTACTTTTTAGTAGGTTCCATAGTTCGCGGACGAGCTGGCGAAAACTTTTTCTTTGCCCTATTTTCCATTTTCATGGGGATTTATGTTTTGATTCGAACTCAACATAGAGACATTTTATTTGAAAGTTTTACTTGGTCTTATGTGGCAGAATTATTAGTCCTCATTTGTTTGCCTGTATTTTTTATCAACTTCATGCACCAGTATTTAAAAATGAAACGTAACATAGTTTTATTGGTATACGAAGTATTCCTATTTGCCTTATTCGTAATTACGCTTTTTTTTAGAACACCAAAAACATGGATTTTGGTCATTGCACTCTTCAACTATGCATTGCCAGTGGCAATGGGTCTTGTAATTTATTTATTTGTAAAGAATGGAAAAGCAAACATTGCAAAAGTAAAATACATCCTCATTGGAATTGCTTGTATATTACCTACTATTCTGATCGATAGCCTCTCTGCATTAGAAATCATTTCGATGCCTGGAACTTTGTATTTAGGATTTTTAATCTTTTTAGTAATGATATCCATCCAACTTTCCAATGATATTGTTTTAGGTTTAGAGAACTTTATCGAACAAGAAAAAGAACTCATCCAAATGGAAAGAGTCAAAACTGGTTTTTTAATAAATTTATCTTCTGAATTCAAATCAGGAATGGAAAAAATTAAAAGAGCCATAGAAAATATCTCTGCAAGTCATGGCAAAATTACCACAAAAGAACCGAAAAAAGTATCGCAAAAACAAGCCGCAAAAAAGAAAACAAAGAACAAAACTGGACCAAAACAAGAACTAGATCCAATTAAACAAGCAGAAGATCATATTTCTTACATGAGTTATATGGTAGAAGAGGCAATGCTTCTACGAAAATTAGAGGAAAAAACATACATTCCTTTTTATGAAACTTTCTCAGTCGCAGAGTTAATTCGAAGCTGTGTCTCTAGTGTTGAGAACCATTTAGAACAATCCAGAAAAACAACTTCGATTGAAGTAAAACCCAATGATTTAGAAATATATTTTCCGAAGGAATTGTTATTCTGTATATTGAGAAATCTAGTAGAAAACGCATATCAATATACAGATCACAAAACGGACATTAGTATTGAATTTTTTAATCGCGATGGTTACCATCAACTAATCGTTATGGATGAAGGGATGGGCCTTAGCCAATTAGAAATGGAAACCATATTTCAAAAATTTGTTCGCGGTTACCGTGATAAAAAAAATGAAATCCCCGGCGCTGGGATTGGTTTAACTCTTGTAGAAGCCACAACAAAATTTCTAGGTGGAACCGTAAGTCTAAAGTCAAGCGAAGGAATGGGAGCCAAATTTACAATTCGGATTCCGGAGAAACCTAAAAAATGA